A section of the Candidatus Omnitrophota bacterium genome encodes:
- a CDS encoding patatin-like phospholipase family protein: protein MFSNLRWYELRIIAKKSSLVEYKKGEIICKEGSSPDAFYCLVSGRLQAYVVKASGEKMAVEYVRKGMYFGVISLLPSGQYPLTFEAVNDSVILKFEKEDFSSVLDLVPRLAVELSHSLARRIKSEALHSRASSENNIISVYSSTKGAGSSTYAINLALSLERETSKKVIFVSINSDLPKESAQRSSEAGESTPRWKKEPIELKNIAGNHEKVLRSISRGELKIDLLNVVFNPQDSWLVGQISPFVSLLANDYNYVIVDLPTEMDDVVFTTLTQSDIVHLVGLDHHEDMHLTRQVLERLEKTLPQNFIKEKVRVIISRLDPKPHLPLGEISKIIHHDVYATLPFITHQELNVAIVSESLTVIAPHLKSEYSKTVTRISRRIGGVLVGLVLGGGAALGIAHIGVIRVLEKENIPVDIVIGSSIGAVIGSLWAIGKNAQELENVAREFEKKLSIMKLLDIILPSKSGFIRGTNMTRWLEKHLGDKTFYSTWLPLKIVSYDLVKREELVLDTGRLVDAVRQSIAIPGLITPVIKDDQVIIDGGVVNPLPTNVLTDLGIKRIIAVNVLQSPYDVSKGYEISQAQLLKEESIPFLRSPYRYLAVRLNRLLTRLFLPNIFDIIVCSLQATEYVIAEQSAQQADVVIHPDLSGVSWFELYRVDHLIKSGEEATQKMLPAIKKLISE from the coding sequence TTGTTTAGCAATTTGCGATGGTATGAGTTAAGGATTATTGCCAAAAAATCCTCCCTTGTTGAGTATAAAAAGGGGGAGATCATTTGTAAGGAAGGCAGTTCTCCGGATGCTTTTTACTGTCTGGTTTCCGGCCGCTTGCAGGCTTATGTTGTCAAGGCGAGCGGGGAAAAGATGGCGGTGGAATATGTCCGCAAGGGGATGTATTTTGGCGTTATCTCGCTTCTTCCTTCAGGTCAATATCCTCTTACCTTTGAAGCGGTGAATGATTCGGTTATTCTAAAATTTGAGAAAGAAGATTTTTCTTCTGTTTTAGATCTGGTTCCGCGTCTAGCGGTCGAGTTAAGCCATAGCCTTGCCCGACGGATCAAGAGCGAAGCGCTTCATTCCCGGGCATCATCCGAGAATAATATCATCTCAGTTTATAGCTCTACAAAAGGGGCAGGCAGCTCAACGTATGCCATTAATTTGGCACTTAGCTTAGAGCGAGAAACTTCTAAGAAAGTTATCTTTGTGAGCATAAATTCCGATTTGCCCAAAGAATCGGCGCAGCGTTCTTCGGAAGCCGGAGAATCAACGCCTCGTTGGAAAAAAGAGCCCATTGAACTTAAGAACATTGCCGGCAATCACGAAAAAGTACTGCGTAGTATTTCGCGCGGAGAATTAAAGATCGACTTGCTCAATGTTGTCTTTAATCCGCAGGACTCATGGCTGGTGGGCCAGATCAGTCCTTTTGTCAGTCTTTTGGCCAACGATTATAATTATGTGATCGTTGATCTGCCGACGGAGATGGACGATGTGGTTTTTACGACTTTAACGCAATCCGACATCGTTCATTTGGTTGGGCTCGATCATCATGAAGATATGCATTTGACACGGCAAGTTCTTGAGCGGTTGGAAAAGACACTTCCTCAAAATTTTATCAAAGAAAAGGTGAGGGTGATTATCAGCCGCTTGGACCCAAAGCCGCATTTACCTCTTGGGGAGATCAGCAAGATCATCCACCATGATGTTTATGCGACGTTGCCTTTTATTACGCATCAAGAACTAAATGTTGCCATTGTTTCGGAATCATTGACAGTTATTGCGCCGCATTTAAAAAGCGAATATTCAAAAACAGTAACGAGGATCTCGCGGCGGATAGGCGGTGTTCTCGTCGGGCTTGTCTTAGGTGGCGGGGCGGCGCTAGGGATTGCGCATATCGGTGTTATTAGGGTTTTAGAAAAAGAGAATATTCCGGTTGATATCGTGATCGGCAGTAGCATTGGTGCTGTGATCGGAAGTTTATGGGCGATTGGAAAAAATGCGCAAGAATTAGAGAATGTTGCCAGAGAGTTTGAAAAGAAATTATCCATCATGAAACTTTTGGATATTATCCTGCCGTCTAAATCGGGATTTATTCGCGGTACCAATATGACGCGTTGGCTAGAAAAACATTTAGGAGACAAGACATTTTATAGCACATGGCTGCCCTTAAAGATCGTTTCTTATGATCTGGTAAAGCGCGAAGAACTGGTGCTTGATACCGGACGCTTGGTAGACGCTGTTCGTCAGAGCATTGCGATTCCGGGATTGATCACTCCGGTCATTAAAGATGATCAAGTCATTATTGACGGGGGCGTTGTTAATCCCTTGCCTACAAATGTTTTAACGGATCTTGGAATAAAGCGTATCATCGCTGTTAATGTCTTGCAGTCGCCGTATGATGTTTCTAAAGGATATGAGATATCTCAGGCGCAATTGCTTAAGGAAGAAAGCATTCCGTTTTTAAGATCTCCTTATCGCTATTTAGCTGTTCGCCTTAATCGGCTTTTGACCCGTCTTTTTCTGCCGAACAT